Proteins encoded within one genomic window of Trichoderma asperellum chromosome 2, complete sequence:
- the ATG13 gene encoding autophagy protein 13, whose product MHQQARVPPRLASPARSPMRSGSLRDGVSGSRPRAGSNLSTRDYTSSPMMEQGELPPERGGGLPDQGGLPAASVRKLDQIVQNFHTKIAAVVVASRMKVKPVYGTNGVPKINKWFQLETEEIDEFKEELGIWKNRGSLENHPPPMVIEIYLDASSLKESQSLVIIDEDGKRWDVLEQLTSSTSSSGSGSLTTVRRPTEVILERWRVELKTTPDRPLDDFGPILPTIYKKAIVFFRSLFVATKLLPAWKFASQSAAKNSHPALIPRCRIHIPDSDRPRPDLLKNPIDGRRDAVTEYMFGDLEVPVGRLCTSVIYRNDCTFRVDDSESLLSSRFMGVDENFFKPSLPQRHIAEVGSLKDHRRGVSMNDVQQTYGSLSTFHGDGPIGTSPISALRAVKPPGSDTSSPPASLPRQTDTGVAPHSLPISGGRASAARPTVRVGEDRRRPSISFQPFKAGSLSGSPVPRQSEPVSPASLTRPSLSSLRQPGNRSSLTAGMPASLRGGPAAVNTTDSPITGSPRPASASRYSSSFTHRKGRLSIGATSRAGDEEQGSSGRQSLASSIVQPGSGFLAEVGAGSYSSLQTDEDDISDFLKALDSKKVLKSFEPTKKGESATSRTVAQLSKFHMMKDSNNALTESMTSSMQLNRSSTVSSRQLNNFAGISGPISVSTSTSPGKPVSPHTPHTPAIPSRLSENSIIDYAPPYKRVEPPARESPSSKATGSQRQGTMTQDGTTAIDIPLSPRLGTYHRRSSSVAQQVRAITDDEETDLPFATHRSISLGANDREPPTLSTLLGQQLERECSGQQEGASTALRPTAEIPIPESSEMIQRGSASDTPPDGFISASQSSSSFQRRRYAGMTGGRRNTPRGSFNGSTSRLGRPDEEAVGEEPLVFTLSEMDAMGRRSLEERRGSGAASNDRPTFEPRGVTRRGWAE is encoded by the exons ATGCACCAGCAAGCCCGAGTACCTCCGAGACTTGCCTCGCCGGCAAGATCGCCGATGCGATCGGGTAGCCTGAGAGACGGTGTATCAGGATCTCGGCCACGAGCGGGATCGAATCTGTCGACCAGGGATTATACGAGCTCGCCGATGATGGAGCAAGGAGAGCTGCCGCCGgagcgaggaggagggctGCCGGACCAAGGAGGGTTGCCGGCCGCATCAGTAAGAAAGCTGGATCAAATAGTCCAG AACTTCCACACCAAAATcgctgctgtcgtcgtcgCTTCGCGTATGAAGGTAAAGCCAGTTTACGGTACTAACGGAGTGCCAAAAATCAATAAATGG TTCCAACTTGAAACCGAGGAGATTGACGAGTTTAAAGAAGAGCTGGGGATATGGAAGAACCGTGGTAGCCTCGAGAATCACCCGCCACCGATGGTTATTGAAATCTATCTCGATGCGTCAAGTCTAAAAGAGAGCCAGAGCCTCGTTATTATCGATGAGGATGGAAAGCGGTGGGATGTTCTGGAGCAGCTCACTTCATCTACGTCGTCAAGTGGCAGCGGTTCCCTCACCACGGTGAGAAGGCCTACTGAGGTAATACTCGAACGGTGGCGGGTGGAACTGAAGACGACACCCGACAGGCCATTGGACGACTTTGGACCAATCTTACCGACCATTTACAAAAAggccatcgtcttcttccgatCTCTCTTTGTAGCTACCAAGTTATTACCGGCCTGGAAGTTTGCTAGCCAAAGCGCCGCCAAGAACTCTCACCCTGCTCTAATTCCTCGATGCAGGATCCATATACCAGACTCTGATAGACCAAGGCCTGACCTACTGAAGAATCCCATAGATGGAAGGCGGGACGCagttacggagtacatgttTGGTGATCTCGAGGTGCCGGTGGGACGGCTATGCACCAGCGTCATTTATCGAAACGATTGCACATTCCGCGTTGACGACTCAGAGTCACTTCTAAGCTCCCGCTTCATGGGAGTTGACGAGAATTTTTTCAAACCATCATTACCACAACGGCACATAGCTGAGGTTGGTTCGCTGAAGGACCACCGCCGGGGGGTGAGTATGAACGATGTCCAACAAACTTATGGTAGTTTATCAACTTTCCATGGTGATGGACCGATTGGCACGAGCCCCATATCTGCACTTCGCGCTGTCAAGCCGCCTGGTTCAGACACGAGCTCCCCTCCGGCATCACTGCCTCGCCAAACCGATACTGGGGTGGCTCCTCATTCACTGCCAATATCTGGAGGGCGAGCATCTGCGGCGCGGCCTACGGTCCGTGTTGGGGAAGATCGAAGAAGGCCATCTATATCTTTCCAACCATTTAAGGCCGGCTCACTCTCTGGATCTCCTGTTCCCCGACAAAGTGAGCCAGTGTCGCCTGCATCACTTACTAGACCTAGTTTATCTTCGCTCCGACAGCCAGGAAACCGATCCTCATTGACCGCGGGTATGCCAGCTTCCCTTCGCGGTGGGCCGGCTGCGGTAAATACTACCGATTCCCCTATAACAGGATCTCCGCGACCGGCATCCGCCAGTCGATATAGCAGCAGTTTTACGCATCGGAAAGGACGTTTATCGATTGGAGCCACGAGCCGGGCAGGCGATGAAGAACAGGGCAGCAGTGGAAGGCAGAGCCTGGCTTCGTCAATTGTGCAACCCGGCTCTGGATTTCTTGCCGAGGTCGGGGCTGGGAGCTATAGCTCTCTCCAGActgatgaagatgatataTCCGACTTCCTAAAGGCTCTAGATAGCAAAAAGGTGCTCAAGTCATTTGAACCGACAAAGAAGGGAGAGTCGGCCACGAGCAGGACAGTAGCTCAGCTGTCCAAATTCCATATGATGAAGGACTCGAATAATGCCCTTACAGAGTCAATGACATCCTCTATGCAGCTCAACCGCTCCTCGACCGTTTCCAGCAGACAGCTCAACAATTTTGCTGGCATTAGTGGACCGATTTCAGTATCTACATCTACCTCTCCTGGGAAGCCGGTGTCACCGCACACGCCACACACCCCTGCGATACCGTCTCGCTTGAGCGAGAACTCGATTATTGACTATGCCCCACCCTACAAGAGGGTAGAGCCGCCAGCACGAGAGTCGCCGTCGTCCAAGGCTACTGGATCTCAGAGACAAGGCACCATGACTCAAGATGGCACGACTGCAATTGACATTCCCCTGTCTCCTAGGCTAGGCACATACCACCGCCGATCCAGCTCAGTTGCTCAGCAGGTTCGAGCTATAactgacgatgaagagaccGATTTGCCATTCGCCACACATCGAAGCATTAGTCTCGGAGCAAACGACAGAGAACCGCCAACCTTGAGCACTCTTCTCGGCCAACAGTTGGAAAGGGAGTGCTCCGGACAGCAGGAAGGCGCATCTACCGCGCTTCGCCCAACAGCCGAAATTCCGATTCCCGAGTCATCGGAGATGATTCAGCGAGGCTCAGCGAGTGATACACCACCAGATGGCTTTATTTCAGCCTCCCAGTCAAGCTCTTCCTTTCAGCGACGGCGGTATGCCGGCATGACTGGTGGCCGCCGAAACACGCCTCGAGGCAGCTTCAATGGGTCGACTAGTAGGCTTGGCCGtccagatgaagaagctgtTGGTGAAGAGCCGTTGGTATTCACTCTTTCTGAGATGGATGCAATGGGAAGGCGAAGTTTAGAAGAGCGTCGCGGAAGCGGTGCCGCGTCCAATGATCGACCAACCTTTGAGCCACGAGGTGTAACTCGAAGAGGATGGGCAGAGTGA
- a CDS encoding uncharacterized protein (BUSCO:EOG092D4HWC~EggNog:ENOG41) — translation MANVEEIAKQFVNGFFTGMSTNIAGLAAVYTPQSVLTFESQKFEGANAILEKLTSLPFKMSGHQLSTLDAQLADNDLLILVTGKLKVDEDENLINFVQNFKVSVSQGPGGEITGFLVKNDIFKLVY, via the exons ATGGCCA ACGTCGAGGAAATCGCCA AGCAGTTTGTCAATGGCTTCTTTACGGGCATGAGCACCAACATTGCCGGCCTCGCTGCGGTCTAC ACTCCCCAGTCCGTCCTCACTTTCGAGTCTCAGAAGTTTGAGGGTGCCAACGCTATTCTGGAGAAGCTCACG AGCCTTCCCTTCAAGATGAGCGGCCACCAGCTCTCCACCCTCGATGCTCAGCTTGCCGATAACGATCTCCTGATCCTGGTAACAGGAAAGCTCAAG gtcgacgaggacgagaaCCTGATAAACTTTGTCCAGAACTTCAAGGTCAGCGTCAGCCAGGGCCCCGGTGGCGAGATTACTGGCTTCCTTGTCAAGAACGACATCTTCAAGCTGGTTTACTAA
- a CDS encoding uncharacterized protein (EggNog:ENOG41) has translation MSHLLWKYFWENDVDRFRRLLAPAGPSSQTTAKNPAVGVGASYLGASPGSIGTSPRATTKPRKTPGYNSNPGRAKDGGAGLGKAEVNSRDHAGLTLLLRASSSPDSNALAFVQALIDHPHIDLYAQDPESGWNALHRSLYAGNASIARALLARERGDLLSHTAGAVNKVGQLIKTKDHEGNSPFDLYNSTIAARSLVHPPLKSLLDDDSDVGDGDLDQVPTKLAHGSNSHVNGDELFVFGSNKNVSLGVGDEDDRQYPERIMLQRPDQLIQRFYQDYLTDKRVDAPLDVTTDLENIPVLVQHRPLVIQDVVMSKLHSAILTDDPTCNLYVCGVGRGGRLGLGDENTQFKFTSLHGAFADKKVHHVALGQNHSMAVVGNGELWTWGLNSDSQLGYVLPPPLRTDEEPMSLIPRQVFGPLKKEIILGIAASSIHSVAHTGSSLYCWGRNVGQLALMDSDSRSLDLQQTPRKVAASLLTAPIEMVAAIDKATTCLLANHTVWVFTNYGYNLIRFPIPDGILDHNLVGSVFSDKLGMSRRDIEYIASGGETIAAVTARGDLFTMQLSNKGDAGALSRSSSGLGSTTNPVKIKSAVTQPLCIWDSGKDGVTSVSVGEHGSVIICTESGAVWRRVKRIKSKIESLVGSADTKRKDFKFQRVPYITDCVAVRSSTFGAFAAIRKDVKVMANEIRIAEQNIWNDVASLLCLKDFYAPEANFENDLTRKSWTASIIREGPGTVAHRILSSSDIEADMLQWLQANSFLYDTDLEIRTSAAPDIRIPVHGWLFSGRSTILRTALSDFRFQGSHTPSESFTIENVGDKTVLTLLHADIYTMLNIVVYMYQDNILPVWKYTREAPSLAHRFRQVRTDLMKLATRLNMPKLEAAARLQAGLERTLDIDLQEAISDPVFFDDGDVILELDGDEVTVHSHLLCQRCPFFDGMFNGRSQGQWLADRRFSTEQAEPIRVDLKHIHPETFSYVLTFLYGDVGEKMFDDVMAASLDEFSELVLDVLSVANELMIDRLSQICQSLIGKFVTNRNISNLLNEISPCSVAEFKNTGLEYICLQLESVLENHYLDSLDEELLHELDDIIRDNQLACFPFAKSGRAELLLHEKYPDLAADIEEERRRRVKEMAFKQAQREEERRASSSCKPRFGSLDDSARGSENPEKSNRQPKIGRNEPFSPALRPKDSIADMIFDMEDEGPSGGSNLMSPQLSPPLARTDIDVGAISKLPAEWKRSKGKEKAESLQSPDSSLPSRQQPNLESVLPISKEAKQSLESPYSEPNAPWASAALPTTKLDMKDIMSEASGKSALTAALSAQKTKDSAGKPLSKMSQKERKKQLQIQLDAQMAAQEEQAKAIPWETASPSNKKQPPWKPAVPTPKTSLQQAMASDAAQRSAISTNAKPLVASESDPRSAQRRTASPDTRFPGQGRPGNPPSQTRPGVDKPLSRPLVPHSKSYIKPAPKTEPTLGVSMADIIGQQQREQEMVKEAVAKRSLQEIQEEQAFQEWWDQESRRAQEEEARRHAKAKGTGKAKEEEGEGRRNRRGRGGKARSNNEPPKTQQADVEGSNSKEAAKTGGNTSRGRGRNRGKGKATSGGM, from the exons ATGAGTCATTTGCTGTGGAAATATTTCTGGGAAAACGATGTCGACAGGTTTCGGCGTCTGCTGGCCCCGGCCGGACCTAGTTCCCAGACAACTGCAAAGAACCCTGCGGTAGGCGTTGGCGCATCTTATCTGGGAGCGAGCCCCGGTAGTATCGGGACCTCTCCAAGAGCTACAACAAAACCGCGAAAGACCCCAGGGTACAATTCAAACCCTGGAAGAGCAAAGGATGGAGGCGCAGGTCTAGGCAAAGCAGAAGTGAACAGTCGCGACCACGCCGGTCTGACATTGTTGCTGCGtgcatcctcttctcctgaTTCGAACGCCCTGGCTTTCGTCCAGGCTCTGATTGACCATCCCCATATCGACCTATACGCTCAAGACCCCGAGAGTGGCTGGAATGCCCTGCATAGGTCGCTTTATGCTGGAAACGCATCCATAGCGAGAGCGTTACTGGCGAGAGAGCGCGGAGATTTGCTCAGCCATACTGCTGGCGCTGTGAACAAAGTTGGCCAGTTGATTAAGACTAAGGATCACGAAGGCAACAGCCCCTTTGACCTCTATAATTCGACTATTGCTGCGAGATCGCTGGTACATCCGCCGCTGAAATCTCTACTCGACGATGACTCAGAcgttggcgatggcgaccTGGATCAAGT TCCTACTAAGCTCGCGCATGGTAGTAATAGCCATGTCAATGGAGATGAGCTTTTTGTGTTTGGGAGCAACAAAAACGTGTCTCTAGGAGTTGGGGACGAGGATGACAGGCAGTATCCTGAGCGGATAATGCTTCAGCGGCCAGATCAGTTGATCCAGCGGTTTTACCAAGATTATCTCACAGATAAACGCGTGGATGCTCCGCTTGATGTCACCACAGATCTCGAAAACATTCCCGTTTTAGTTCAACACCGACCTTTGGTGATCCAAGACGTCGTCATGTCGAAACTGCACAGCGCTATTCTTACAGATGATCCGACCTGCAACCTGTATGTCTGCGGAGTTGGCCGCGGTGGAAGGCTGGGTCTTGGGGATGAAAATACGCAATTCAAATTCACTTCCCTGCATGGTGCTTTCGCAGATAAAAAGGTCCACCATGTTGCACTTGGGCAGAACCACTCAATGGCTGTTGTTGGAAATGGTGAATTGTGGACTTGGGGCCTCAATTCCGATTCGCAGCTTGGCTATGTGCTGCCCCCTCCGCTGAGAACGGACGAAGAGCCCATGAGCCTCATCCCTCGACAAGTTTTTGGCCCACTCAAGAAAGAGATCATTCTTGGCATTGCTGCTTCGTCCATTCACTCCGTAGCACACACTGGATCGTCACTGTACTGCTGGGGTCGCAATGTTGGCCAGCTTGCCCTGATGGATTCTGATTCTCGATCACTAGATCTGCAACAAACGCCTCGAAAAGTTGCTGCATCTCTTCTAACAGCTCCAATCGAGATGGTTGCCGCGATTGACAAAGCTACCACTTGCTTACTAGCAAATCACACCGTTTGGGTGTTTACCAATTATGGATACAATCTCATCAGGTTTCCTATCCCCGATGGTATTCTCGATCATAATCTCGTTGGATCTGTCTTTTCGGACAAGCTTGGCATGTCTAGGAGGGATATTGAATACATTGCGTCTGGTGGGGAGACCATTGCAGCCGTTACTGCGCGTGGTGATCTGTTCACCATGCAGCTGAGTAACAAGGGAGATGCTGGGGCTCTTTCCCGTTCCAGTTCTGGCCTTGGCTCAACGACCAATCCTGTCAAAATAAAGAGTGCGGTAACACAGCCGCTCTGCATATGGGACTCGGGAAAAGACGGAGTCACTTCAGTCAGCGTAGGAGAGCATGGATCTGTCATTATTTGCACCGAATCTGGCGCTGTTTGGAGGAGAGTAAAGCGTATCAAAAGCAAGATTGAATCCTTGGTTGGTTCTGCTGatacaaagagaaaagattTCAAATTCCAGCGCGTCCCCTACATCACAGACTGCGTGGCCGTACGAAGCTCCACCTTTGGGGCCTTTGCAGCCATTCGGAAGGATGTGAAAGTTATGGCCAACGAGATTCGCATTGCCGAGCAGAACATCTGGAATGATGTTGCCTCTCTCCTTTGCTTGAAAGACTTTTACGCGCCCGAAGCCAATTTTGAGAACGACTTGACACGAAAATCTTGGACTGCTTCCATTATAAGAGAAGGACCTGGTACTGTGGCTCATCGGATTCTGAGCTCCTCTGATATCGAAGCAGACATGCTGCAGTGGCTGCAAGCTAACTCATTTTTATACGATACCGACTTGGAAATCCGTACATCTGCTGCTCCAGATATCAGGATACCAGTTCACGGCTGGCTTTTCTCTGGGCGAAGTACTATACTTCGCACAGCCTTGTCCGATTTTCGTTTCCAGGGCTCCCATACCCCTTCAGAATCATTTACGATAGAAAATGTTGGCGATAAGACGGTGCTAACCCTGCTCCACGCTGACATCTACACGATGCTGAATATCGTGGTATATATGTACCAAGATAACATCTTACCCGTATGGAAATACACACGTGAAGCTCCGTCACTAGCTCATCGTTTTCGTCAAGTTCGAACAGATCTAATGAAACTTGCTACGAGGCTCAACATGCCGAAGCTTGAGGCCGCGGCTCGGCTGCAGGCCGGCCTAGAAAGAACACTTGATATAGATCTGCAAGAAGCAATAAGCGACCCCGTATTTTTTGATGACGGCGATGTCATATTGGAGTTAGACGGAGACGAAGTTACTGTTCACAGCCATCTTCTGTGCCAGCGATGCCCGTTTTTCGACGGGATGTTCAACGGCAGATCACAAGGACAGTGGCTGGCTGATCGACGTTTCTCAACGGAGCAGGCTGAACCAATTCGAGTTGATCTGAAACACATTCACCCAGAGACATTCTCATACGTACTCACATTCTTATATGGGGACGTAGGCGAGAAAATGTTTGACGATGTGATGGCTGCATCCCTTGATGAGTTCTCAGAACTGGTTCTGGATGTGCTTAGTGTAGCCAACGAACTCATGATAGACCGACTATCGCAAATATGCCAGTCTTTGATCGGCAAGTTTGTGACAAACCGAAACATTTCTAACCTTCTCAACGAAATTAGCCCGTGTTCAGTCGCAGAGTTCAAGAATACCGGGCTAGAATACATTTGCCTACAGCTCGAATCTGTGCTTGAAAATCACTACCTGGATAGCCTCGACGAAGAACTCCTACATGAGCTTGATGATATAATCCGAGATAACCAGCTTGCATGTTTTCCGTTTGCAAAGAGCGGGAGAGCAGAATTGCTTCTTCATGAAAAATATCCTGATCTAGCCGCGgacattgaagaagagaggcgaCGCCGTGTCAAGGAGATGGCCTTCAAACAggcacagagagaagaagagagaagggcgTCATCTTCATGCAAACCTCGATTTGGAAGCTTAGATGACTCTGCTCGAGGGTCGGAAAACCCAGAGAAATCTAATAGACAACCCAAGATTGGTCGGAACGAGCCATTTAGTCCAGCCCTGCGGCCCAAGGATTCTATCGCCGATATGATCTTTGATATGGAAGATGAAGGGCCTTCGGGAGGAAGCAATCTCATGTCCCCGCAGCTATCACCGCCTCTTGCACGTACCGACATTGACGTTGGAGCGATATCGAAGCTTCCGGCCGAATGGAAGAGATCGAAAGGCAAGGAAAAGGCGGAGTCACTCCAGTCACCTGATTCGAGCCTACCCTCTCGCCAACAACCGAACCTCGAATCGGTACTGCCAATTTCTAAAGAGGCTAAACAAAGCTTGGAATCTCCATACTCTGAACCCAACGCCCCGTGGGCTTCTGCGGCGTTACCTACCACTAAACTGGATATGAAAGACATCATGTCTGAAGCCTCAGGGAAGTCGGCATTAACAGCTGCTTTATCAGcacaaaagacaaaggatTCGGCGGGCAAACCACTTTCTAAAATGTCCCAGAAGGAACGCAAGAAGCAGTTGCAGATACAGCTAGATGCGCAGATGGCAGCTCAAGAAGAGCAGGCCAAAGCAATCCCATGGGAAACGGCATCACCATCAAATAAGAAGCAGCCGCCGTGGAAACCGGCAGTACCTACTCCAAAAACCTCATTACAGCAGGCTATGGCATCTGATGCTGCACAGCGAAGTGCGATATCTACAAATGCTAAGCCACTAGTTGCGTCGGAATCTGATCCTCGATCCGCGCAAAGACGGACGGCGTCCCCTGACACTCGATTCCCCGGACAGGGGCGCCCTGGCAACCCGCCATCTCAAACAAGGCCAGGAGTGGACAAACCACTGAGCAGACCTCTGGTGCCCCACTCAAAGTCCTACATTAAACCCGCGCCAAAGACGGAGCCAACTCTGGGAGTAAGCATGGCCGATATTATCGGACAACAAcagagagagcaagagaTGGTCAAGGAGGCTGTGGCAAAGCGGTCACTTCAGGAGattcaagaagaacaagcctTCCAAGAGTGGTGGGACCAGGAGAGCCGTCGTgcgcaggaagaggaggctAGACGGCATGCTAAGGCCAAAGGCACGGGGAAagcaaaggaagaggagggagaaggaagacgTAACCGCCggggaagaggaggcaaGGCCCGAAGCAACAACGAGCCGCCAAAAACCCAGCAGGCAGACGTTGAAGGATCAAATTCCAAAGAAGCAGCTAAGACTGGCGGTAATACATCTCGGGGCAGAGGTAGAAACAGAGGTAAAGGGAAAGCGACCAGTGGCGGGATGTGA
- a CDS encoding uncharacterized protein (EggNog:ENOG41), producing MVKARAPRTADANNDGKKREQSPESDTDITALMGGWSSRNGNAQAEATTHPTFGHPTKMMSSRKQKADIFIRQKTRPEHHLDNNRVSGPRAPAYEPRFAPPPPMFSSVGSGSTSISTPISHQPRPKDEVFYTDPAKANQDLKAMLEGGMEGDDDEGVEADEEQQPKLPGEGKKAKDSAVLRDPKTIAKDGNVDGLKVQLLPHQVEGVNWMRGRELGPVKKGTVPKGGLLADDMGLGKTLQSISLILLNQKPSKDEDGWRKSFQKVDKTTLVVAPLALIRQWESEIKEKVVEAHGLKVLVHHGPQRTKDSEDLKLYDVVITTYQILVSEHGKWLDGVKGGCFGLHWWRVILDEAHTIKNRNAKATKACYALQSEYRWCLSGTPMQNNLEELQSLIQFLRIKPYDDIRAWKDHIELPLKGGKGHIALGRLHSFLRCFMKRRTKEILKQDGALVPGGVPSADGATSINGFRHTNRKVVTVAAELSPAERRFYQKLEARADRSMTKMMKEKMSYANAFTLLLRLRQACNHPKLLEGKLGEDKDALSTGYSNSKQQDTDVDSVADLLSGMGISTKECSICGRPVEKKQRNAGNDNCAECASDLAFFYGETQPEEGGTKKVTKTAPSRSRKKELKKSVNTKTQEAEEEDDDDAEPRQRARRPRNLNAVIGSDEEDEEPKQKPRRRRNRNAVIDSEDEEEADGSWLVSGSERGALRLGKAGGEEDENAEGGGDSIGSEDSEDSEVDGDDESNLSSFVVDDSIARKEKGYKSVDDDSDNDSLLSVSEITKNLAAQTLKDKKPKRSKAAVSASDDYSESETDSEEDEEEGEETDSEESDSHGSSAYDPSPPGDRHSILSSAKIRELTRLLRAEANEHKFIVFSQFTSMLDLVEPFLRKEKLRFTRYDGSMKNDEREESLRKLREDRKTRVLLCSLKCGSLGLNLTAATRVIIIEPFWNPFVEEQAIDRVHRLTQTVDVVVYKLTVTHTVEDGILALQEKKRLLAEQTIEGSSKKGALKLGINEIIDLFKPIHGRDDNSYAVANDEEGDAERRRARDSTGMMRMARQKKVQRSGDAAYGRRW from the exons ATGGTCAAAGCAAGAGCGCCGCGGACCGCGGATGCCAACAACGATGGGAAAAAGCGAGAGCAGTCGCCTGAAAGCGACACTGACATCACTGCCCTGATGGGCGGCTGGTCCTCTCGCAATGGCAATGCGCAAGCCGAGGCAACAACACATCCCACGTTTGGGCACCCGACCAAGATGATGTCCTCTCGTAAGCAGAAAGCCGACATCTTCATCCGTCAGAAGACTCGCCCAGAGCATCATCTCGACAACAACAGAGTGTCTGGGCCCAGAGCGCCAGCCTACGAGCCTCGCTTCGCGCCTCCCCCGCCCATGTTCTCTTCGGTCGGATCGGGGTCGACATCGATATCGACGCCAATATCACACCAGCCGCGTCCTAAGGACGAGGTTTTCTATACAGATCCCGCCAAGGCTAATCAGGATCTTAAAGCAATGCTGGAGGGAGGCATggagggcgatgatgatgaaggggTGGAGGCCGACGAAGAGCAACAGCCAAAACTTccaggagaaggaaagaaagccaAGGATAGCGCAGTGCTTAGAGATCCCAAAACCATTGCCAAAGACGGCAATGTGGATGGCCTCAAGGTGCAGCTGCTCCCTCACCAAGTAGAGGGTGTCAACTGGATGCGAGGCCGCGAGCTTGGGCCGGTTAAGAAGGGAACCGTCCCCAAGGGCGGGTTGCTTGCTGATGACATGGGACTGGGAAAGACGCTGCAGTCGATTTCACTTATACTTCTCAACCAAAAGCCAAgcaaagacgaagatggctGGCGGAAATCATTCCAAAAGGTCGACAAGACGACTCTCGTTGTTGCCCCTCTAGCACTGATCAGGCAATGGGAATCAGAAATCAAAGAAAAGGTAGTTGAAGCTCACGGATTGAAAGTCCTCGTACACCATGGGCCTCAGAGAACAAAAGATTCCGAGGATCTTAAGCTCTATGACGTTGTCATCACTACTTACCAAATTCTTGTCTCTGAGCATGGTAAATGGCTGGATGGTGTCAAGGGAGGCTGCTTCGGGCTTCATTGGTGGCGAGTTATCCTGGATGAGGCGCACACTATCAAGAATCGCAATGCGAAAGCTACCAAGGCTTGCTACGCACTACAATCTGAATACCGTTGGTGCCTTTCCGGTACACCGATGCAGAATAACCTCGAAGAGCTGCAGTCACTCATCCAGTTTCTTCGCATCAAGCCCTACGATGATATCCGAGCGTGGAAAGACCATATCGAACTACCCCTGAAGGGCGGGAAAGGCCATATCGCTCTTGGAAGACTTCACAGCTTCCTCCGCTGCTTCATGAAGAGGCGGACAAAGGAGATCCTGAAGCAGGATGGCGCACTCGTCCCTGGTGGAGTGCCGTCTGCTGATGGCGCAACCTCCATAAACGGATTTAGACATACCAACCGCAAGGTAGTCACTGTTGCTGCCGAACTATCCCCTGCGGAACGCAGATTCTATCAAAAATTGGAAGCTCGTGCCGACCGAAGCATGaccaagatgatgaaagagaagatgagctACGCCAATGCCTTTACGCTGCTACTACGTCTAAGGCAAGCCTGCAATCACCCAAAGCTTCTCGAGGGCAAACTGGGAGAGGACAAGGATGCATTATCAACAGGTTACTCGAATTCAAAGCAGCAAGATACGGATGTTGACTCTGTGGCCGACTTGCTTTCAGGCATGGGAATTAGTACCAAAGAATGCAGCATTTGTGGCCGGCCGGTAGAGAAGAAACAGCGGAATGCTGGGAATGATAACTGTGCCGAGTGTGCCTCGGATCTGGCGTTCTTTTATGGAGAGACACAGCCGGAGGAAGGGGGGACCAAGAAGGTTACAAAGACAGCACCCTCCAGatctagaaagaaagagctgaagaagagtgTAAACACTAAAacccaagaagcagaagaagaagatgatgatgatgccgagcCCAGGCAAAGAGCGCGGAGACCGCGAAACCTCAACGCTGTGATTGGcagtgatgaagaagatgaggagccAAAGCAAAAGCCTCGCCGCCGTCGAAATCGCAATGCCGTCATCGACagcgaagacgaagaagaggctgatgGCAGCTGGCTTGTCTCGGGAAGCGAACGAGGGGCTTTACGGCTGGGAAAGGCTGgtggagaggaagatgaaaatgCAGAAGGTGGCGGCGACTCGATAGGATCAGAGGATTCCGAAGACTCCGAAGTagatggcgacgatgagaGCAATCTCAGCAGCTTTGTGGTGGATGATTCCATCGCCAGGAAGGAGAAAGGGTATAAGTCTGTGGATGACGATTCAGATAACGACTCGCTCTTGTCTGTTTCTGAAATCACTAAGAATCTGGCTGCTCAGAcgcttaaagataaaaagccCAAGAGATCAAAAGCCGCTGTTTCTGCTTCTGATGATTATTCTGAATCCGAGACTGAttcagaagaagacgaagaagaaggagaagaaacggACTCTGAAGAAAGCGACTCTCATGGTTCATCCGCGTACGACCCTTCGCCGCCAGGTGACAGGCATAGTATTCTATCCTCCGCCAAAATTCGCGAACTCACCAGGCTGCTTCGTGCAGAGGCCAACGAACACAAGTTCATCGTATTTTCACAGTTTACGTCCATGCTGGATCTGGTCGAGCCGTTCCTCCGGAAGGAAAAGTTACGCTTCACGCGCTACGACGGTAGCATGAAGAACGATGAGCGGGAAGAGAGCCTGCGAAAATTGCGAGAGGACAGGAAGACGAGAGTGCTTCTTTGTAGTTTGAAGTGCGGTAGCTTGGGCTTGAACTTGACTGCGGCGACGAGAGTGATTATCATTGAGCCATTTTGGAATCCC TTCGTCGAAGAGCAGGCCATAGACCGTGTCCACCGTCTCACCCAAACCGTCGACGTCGTCGTCTACAAGCTCACCGTCACCCACACCGTCGAAGACGGTATCCTCGCCctccaagagaagaagcgcctCCTCGCCGAGCAGACCATCGAAGGCAGCTCCAAGAAGGGCGCGCTCAAGCTGGGCATCAACGAAATCATCGATTTGTTCAAGCCGATTCACGGTCGGGATGACAATTCGTATGCCGTCGCCAACGATGAGGAGGGGGACGCTGAGCGCAGGAGAGCCAGGGACTCGACggggatgatgaggatggcgaGACAGAAGAAGGTACAGAGGTCGGGGGATGCTGCATATGGGCGACGATGGTAG